A region of Alosa alosa isolate M-15738 ecotype Scorff River chromosome 17, AALO_Geno_1.1, whole genome shotgun sequence DNA encodes the following proteins:
- the LOC125310352 gene encoding shaker-related potassium channel tsha2-like, whose amino-acid sequence MTVVPGENLDETVALAALSQDVYDPERADQECCERVVINISGLRFETQLKTLAQFPTTLLGDPRKRMRFFDPLRNEYFFDRNRPSFDAILYYYQSGGRLRRPVNVPVDIFMEEIKFYELGDDVIENFKEDEGFIKEEERPLPENEFQRQVWLLFEYPESSGPARGIAIVSVLVILISIVIFCLETLPEFREEGKIFEDHLSINGTVSAKKPNPFTDPFFIVETLCIIWFSFELLVRFLACPSKPAFFKNIMNTIDIVAIMPYFITLGLELAEHQGNGQQAMSLAILRVIRLVRVFRIFKLSRHSKGLQILGKTLQASMRELGLLIFFLFIGVILFSSAVYFAETDDPESGFSSIPDAFWWAVVSMTTVGYGDMCPVTIGGKIVGSLCAIAGVLTIALPVPVIVSNFNYFYHRETEHEEQFQYTHVTCGQQQPSFGEFKKSDSKPSLSKSDYLESDDADSIKYTNCSPHKAYTGKLTDV is encoded by the coding sequence ATGACAGTGGTGCCCGGGGAGAACCTGGATGAGACTGTGGCACTGGCCGCTCTGTCCCAAGATGTCTACGACCCCGAGAGAGCGGACCAGGAGTGCTGTGAACGGGTGGTCATCAACATCTCCGGGCTGCGCTTCGAGACTCAACTGAAAACACTCGCGCAGTTCCCAACCACCTTACTTGGGGACCCCAGGAAAAGAATGCGTTTTTTTGACCCACTGAGAAATGAGTACTTCTTTGACAGAAATCGTCCAAGCTTCGATGCCATCCTTTATTACTACCAGTCTGGTGGCAGACTACGGAGACCTGTCAACGTCCCCGTGGACATATTCATGGAGGAGATAAAATTTTACGAATTAGGAGACGATGTGATCGAAAATTTCAAAGAGGACGAGGGGTTCATCAAGGAGGAAGAACGCCCGCTACCAGAAAACGAGTTTCAGCGCCAGGTCTGGCTTCTGTTCGAATACCCAGAGAGCTCAGGACCAGCCAGGGGTATAGCAATAGTTTCAGTTTTGGTTATTTTGATATCAATTGTCATATTTTGTTTAGAGACGCTACCGGAAttcagagaggaagggaaaatcTTTGAGGACCATCTCTCTATAAATGGGACTGTGAGCGCAAAGAAACCAAATCCATTCACAGACCCCTTCTTTATTGTGGAGACGCTGTGTATCATTTGGTTCTCTTTTGAACTGCTGGTGAGATTTCTCGCGTGTCCTAGCAAGCCCGCCTTCTTTAAAAATATCATGAACACCATCGACATAGTTGCAATTATGCCCTACTTCATTACCTTGGGTTTGGAGCTTGCTGAGCACCAAGGAAACGGTCAGCAAGCGATGTCCCTGGCCATCCTACGAGTCATTCGCCTGGTGCGAGTGTTCAGGATTTTCAAGCTCTCCAGGCACTCCAAGGGTCTCCAAATTCTTGGGAAGACCCTGCAGGCGAGCATGCGAGAACTAGGTCTGCTCATATTCTTCCTTTTCATTGGAGTCATACTGTTTTCGAGCGCAGTGTATTTCGCGGAGACTGACGACCCCGAATCGGGGTTCAGCAGCATCCCCGATGCGTTTTGGTGGGCGGTGGTGTCCATGACCACCGTGGGCTATGGGGACATGTGTCCAGTCACCATCGGTGGGAAAATTGTGGGGTCTTTGTGTGCCATCGCTGGTGTACTGACCATCGCACTACCTGTCCCTGTGATTGTCTCCAATTTCAACTATTTCTACCACAGGGAGACAGAGCACGAGGAGCAGTTCCAGTACACACATGTAACATGTGGTCAACAGCAGCCCTCGTTTGGCGAATTCAAAAAGAGTGACAGCAAGCCTTCACTCTCCAAATCAGACTACCTGGAGAGTGACGACGCAGATTCAATTAAATACACGAACTGCAGTCCCCATAAAGCGTACACGGGGAAGCTAACTGATGTATGA